GGGCCGGTGGTCTCGCCGGCGTGCGGTACGGAGTGCAGCCCGGCGGCGATCGCCCGGTCGAAGTACGGCTTGAACTGCGGCCGCTCCACGCCGACCTCGGGCCCGCCCAGTCCGAAGGAGACCAGGCCCTCCGGGCGCAGCCGGTCGTCGGTGGCGAGCCGGGTCGTCTCCTCGGCGGCTTCGAGCCCCGCCTCGCCGGGGATGTCGAAGCACCAGCGCAGCACCGTCCCGAAGTCGGCCTCGGCGGCCTTGCGGGCGTCCTCGATCGCGTCCATGAAGGCGCGTTCGTCGATGCCGCGGCGGGTGGAGGAGAAGGGGGTGATGGTCAGCTCGGCGTACCGCACCTGCTGCCGGGCCAGGTCACGGGCCACCTCGTAGGTCAGCAGCCGGACGTCCTCCGGGGTGCGGATCAGGTCGACGACCGACAGGTACACCTCGATGAAGTGGGCGAAGTCGGTGAAGGAGAAGTAGTCGACCAGGGCTGCGGGGTCGGCCGGAACCTTCGAGTCGGGATGCCGGGCGGCCAGCTCGGACACGATCCGGGGGGAGGCGGAGCCCACGTGGTGCACGTGCAGTTCGGCCTTGGGCAGACCGGCGACGAAGGCCTTCAGGTCGCGCGGGGCACGGGGGTCGACGAGATGCTCGGTCAAGGGTTCCTCCCCGGAACGGCGCCCCTGCCGGCGAGTGGCGGGCGGGGCGCGGGTGATCGGCTGATCGATGACGCGGGTCTCATCGTAGACACGGGGGCAGTGCCCCTGAGGGGCACGGGTCCCTATCGATGTGCGGCTTTGCCGCGTGGGGGCGAGCAGCCCCACGCACCCGCACTGTGGCACGCACCGAACGGCCCCGTAGCATGGCGGCACGATCGACCCAGGGGGGATGCACCATGACGGACCCGACGCAGTCCGGTGGAGGCGGCGGCCACGATCCGTGGGCGCCCCCGGAGAACCGGCCGTCACTCGACAAGCAACAGCCCCCCACCGCAGGGCCGCCCCCCGTGCACGACCAGGCCACGGTCACCTCGATGCCGAGCGCGGGTTTCACCCCACCCACCGGCACGCCACCGTTCGACACCTCGGGCACCGGCGCTGTCCCGCCCCCACCCGCCGCCCCCGGCGGGTACGGCTACCCCGGCTATCCCCAGGCGGGCTACGGCTGGCCCGGTATGCAGCCGGCCCCCCAGAACGGCCTGGGCATCGCCGCGATGGTGCTGGGCATCGTCTCGTGCACGCTCTTCTGTCTGTACGGCGTGGTCTCCCTGGTCACCGGCATCCTCGCGATCGTCTTCGGCATCAAGGGCCGCAGGCGCGCCGAGGCCGGAGTGGCCACCAACCACGGTCAGGCCCAGGCCGGCCTGATCATGGGCATCATCGGGATCATCCTCGGCATCGCGGTGATCGTCCTGATAGCCGTCGGCATCACGGCCGCGATCAACAGCGACGAGCCGTACGACGACCCGTACTACGGCGCCCACGCCCCGGTCGCCACCGCCCCGTCCCACCACTGAAACGGCCGTACTGCGCGGCGGAGTTGGCCACTACGATTCCCTGGTCTGACAACGGAGGGGAGATCGTCCATGTCCAACACCAATCCCACGCCCGGTGGGTTCGGTCCGCCGTCCCAGCCCCCGCAGCAGCCGGCCCCCGGCTACGGATATCCGCAGCAGGGCGGCCCCGGCTACGGCTACCCCCAGGGCAGCCCCGGCTACCCGGCCGCGCCGCCCGCGGGCTACCCCCAGGCGCCCGGTTACGCGATGCCCGCGCAGCCGAGCAACGGCATGGGAACCACGGGTCTGGTGCTGGGCATCATCGGCGTGGTGTGCAGCGTGACCTTCATTCTGTGGTTCTTCGGCGTGATCCTGGGCATCCTGGCGATCATCTTCGGCGCCATCGGCCGGGGCAAGGCCACCCGAGGTGAGGCCACCAACAAGGGCGCGGCGACCGCCGGGCTGGTCTGCGGCATCATCGCCACCGTCATCCTGCCGCTGCTGGGCTTCCTGCTCTTCGCCAGCATCATGGGCGGGATCGGCGCGGCTGCCTGAAGCTGCTGCGTCACGGGGGGCCGGCCTCATGGGGCCGGCCCCTCACCTCATGCCCCTCGCAGCCGCTCCCGCGCCTCCATCAGCGCGAATCCCAGCAGGTTCGGCCCCCGCCACCGCTCCGGATCCGCCACCGCCTCGTCGTCCGCGGCCAGCCCGATGCCCCACACCCGGTCCACGGGACTCGCCTCGACCAGCACCCGCTCGCCTGTGCCCAGCAGAAATCCCCGCAGCTCCGGATGCGCGCCGAATTTGTGGACGCTTCCCTCCACGACGATCCGGAACCGCTCCCGCTGCCATATCGCCTCGTCGAACCCGCGCACCTGCCGCCCGGCCTTCTTCGCCTCGGCGGGATGCCCGGCGGCGAGCACGGCGCGCTCCGCCGCCGCGTCTCCGAACAGCCGGGCCTTGCCGGCCATCATCCAGTGCTCGGCGGTCGCGTACTCCACGCCGTCCACCGTGAACGGCGCCGGCCACCACTGGCTCAGGCAGCTCGCCCCGACCCGGCCGTCCGGCCGCGGCCGGTGCCCCCAGAAATGCAGATACCTGACCCTCGCGCCGGCGCGGACCGCCCTGATCAAGGCGTCCAAGGAGCCGACCGCCCCCGTGATCTCCTCCATGCCCGCGAGTCTGGCACGCACCACTGACACACCGTCGTGCCTTTTCGCGGCGGACTCGACACCTGGCCGACAGATTCCGTCGCGTAACCAAAAATCAACAACGGAATCCCTTGTTGCAGTGGCATCCCTCTGTCAGGATCGGCACTCAAATCGAGCCTGAGCCACGCCGGCCCCACCACGGGGACACGGAGGAGAGCGACATGCACAACCCGGGCAACGCCACCCCGGACCGATTCCCGGCCGAGGCGCGCTTCGAGGAGGGCGCCCAGTTCATCGCCGGCCGCCTGAGCAGGGGCACCTCCGGCCGCACGCACGCGGTCGTCGACCCGGCGTCGGGCGAGGAAGTGCTCCGCTACGAACTGGCCGGCACGGCCGACGTCGACCGGGCCGTCGCAGCCGCCCGCGAGGCCTTCCCGGGCTGGGCGGGAGCCACGCCCGGCGAGCGTTCCGACGCCCTGCACCGGTTCGCCGCGGTCCTGGCCGACCACGCCGAGGACTTCGCCCGTGCCGAGTCGCTCCAGTGCGGCAAGCCGCTGAAGCTGAGCCGGGGGTTCGACGTCCCGGGGACGATCGACAACACCGCCTTCTTCGCCGGTGCCGCGCGGCTTCTGCAGGGCCAGTCCGCCGGTGAGTACTCCGGGGACCACACGTCGTACCTCAGGCGCGAGCCCATCGGCGTCGTCGGTTCCGTCGCGCCCTGGAACTACCCCCTCCAGATGGCCGCCTGGAAGGTCCTGCCGGCGATCGCGGCGGGCAACACCATCGTCCTCAAGCCCGCCGAGCTCACCCCGCTGACCTCGCTGCTCTTCGCCCGGGCGGCCACGGACGCCGGGATCCCGGACGGTGTGATCAACATCGTCACCGGCACCGGCAAGGAGGCCGGTGAGCACCTCGTCGGCCATCCCGACGTCGCCATGACCTCCTTCACCGGCTCCACCGCCGTGGGCAGGCGTGTCGCCGAGATCGCCACCGCCACCGTCAAGCGCCTCCACCTGGAGCTCGGCGGCAAGGCGCCTTTCGTGGTCTTCGACGACGCCGACCTGGAGGCCGCCGCCCACGGTGCGGTCGCCGGCGCGCTCATCAACACCGGGCAGGACTGCACGGCCGCCACGCGCGCGTACGTGCAGCGGCCGCTGTACGACGCCTTCGTGGAACGGACGGCGGCGCTCATGGAGACCGTCCGGCTCGGCGACCCCTTCGCCCCCGGCACCGACCTCGGCCCGCTGATCTCGCACGTCCAGCGCGACCGGGTCGCCGGTTTCGTCGACCGGGCGCGCGCCTACGCGCGCGTGGTGACCGGCGGAGAAGCGCCAGGGGGGCAGCTGGCCAAGGGCGCCTACTACCGGCCCACCCTGATCGCCGACGCACCGCAGGACAGCGAGGTCGTCCAGTCCGAGATCTTCGGACCGGTCCTGGTCGTGCTGCCCTTCGACACCGACGACGAGGGCATCGCGCTCGCCAACGACACCCCGTACGGGCTCGCCGCCTCCGCCTGGAGCCGGGACGTGTACCGGGCGAACCGGGCCACGCGCGAGATCAAGGCGGGCTGCGTGTGGGTCAACGACCACATCCCGATCATCAGCGAGATGCCGCACGGCGGCTACAAGTCCTCCGGCTACGGCAAGGACATGTCCGCATACTCGTTCGAGGAGTACACGCAGATCAAGCACGTCATGTTCGACAACACCGCGGTGGCCGTGAAGGACTGGCACCGCACCGTCTTCGGGGACCGATAGTCGTCTGCAGGCCGCCTGACCAACGGCCGCCCACCCTCCGAAAGGGCACCACGCGCATGGAGCAGTACGAGCCCGACCGCCTGTCCCCGGCCCAAGTGGCCGCCATGCGGCGCAGTCTCAGGAACGGCAGGGCCGCCCTCACCCGGCGGTCGCTGCTGCGCGCCTCCGCGGGCGGCGCGCTCGCGGCCGGCGGACTCGGGACGCTGAGCGCCTGCGGCATCCCGGCGGCGGGCCAGTCGCAGGGCGGCGTCCCGGCGGAGGACCGCTCGGCCAAGGAGAAGACCGTGAGCTTCTCCAACTGGACCGAGTACATGGACGTCGACGACAGCGGCAAGCACCACCCGACGCTGGAGCAGTTCACCAAACGCACCGGCGTCAAGGTCAAGTACACCGAGGACATCAACGACAACAACGAGTTCTTCGGCAAGATCAAGCCGCAGCTCGCCGCGGGCCAGGACACCGGCCGCGACATCATCGTCCTCACCGACTGGCTGGCCGGCCGCCTGATCCGCCTGGGCTGGGTGCAGAAGCTCGACCCGGCCAACCTGCCGCACGCCTACGCCAACCTGTCGGCCCAGTTCCGCAGCCCCGACTGGGACCCGGGCCGCGCCTACTCCTACGTCTGGCAGGGCATCTCGACCGTCATCGCGTACAACAAGAAGGCGCTCGACGGCGTCGAGGTGAAGTCGATATCCGACCTGCTCGACAACCCCAAGCTCAAGGGGCGCGTCGGCTTCCTGTCGGAGATGCGCGACAGCGTCGGCATGACGCTGCTCGACATGGGCAAGGACCCGGCGGACTTCACCGCCGACGACTACGACGCGGCCATCGCCCGGCTCCAGAAGGCCGTCGACAAGGGCCAGATCCGCCGCTTCACCGGCAACGACTACACCTCCGACCTGACCAGCGGCGACTTCGCGGCCTGCGTCGCCTGGGCCGGGGACGTGGTCCAGCTCAAGGCGGACAGCCCGGACATCGACTTCCTCATCCCGGACAGCGGCTACATGACGTCGACCGACAACCTGCTGATTCCCAACAAAGCCCGCCACAAGACGAACGCCGAGCGGCTCATCGACTTCTACTACGAGCCGAAGCCGGCCGCCGAACTCGCCGCGTACATCAACTACGTGTGCCCCGTCGACGGCGTGAAGGCCGAACTGGCGAAGATCGACGAGGACGCGGCGAACAACCCGCTGATCATCCCCGACAAGGCCATGGCCGCCAAGTCGCACGCCTTCCGCTCGCTGAGCTCGAAGGAAGAGACCGAGTTCGAAGAGAAGTTCGCGAAGCTGACGGGGGCGTG
This region of Streptomyces caelestis genomic DNA includes:
- a CDS encoding gamma-aminobutyraldehyde dehydrogenase, coding for MHNPGNATPDRFPAEARFEEGAQFIAGRLSRGTSGRTHAVVDPASGEEVLRYELAGTADVDRAVAAAREAFPGWAGATPGERSDALHRFAAVLADHAEDFARAESLQCGKPLKLSRGFDVPGTIDNTAFFAGAARLLQGQSAGEYSGDHTSYLRREPIGVVGSVAPWNYPLQMAAWKVLPAIAAGNTIVLKPAELTPLTSLLFARAATDAGIPDGVINIVTGTGKEAGEHLVGHPDVAMTSFTGSTAVGRRVAEIATATVKRLHLELGGKAPFVVFDDADLEAAAHGAVAGALINTGQDCTAATRAYVQRPLYDAFVERTAALMETVRLGDPFAPGTDLGPLISHVQRDRVAGFVDRARAYARVVTGGEAPGGQLAKGAYYRPTLIADAPQDSEVVQSEIFGPVLVVLPFDTDDEGIALANDTPYGLAASAWSRDVYRANRATREIKAGCVWVNDHIPIISEMPHGGYKSSGYGKDMSAYSFEEYTQIKHVMFDNTAVAVKDWHRTVFGDR
- a CDS encoding polyamine ABC transporter substrate-binding protein, translating into MEQYEPDRLSPAQVAAMRRSLRNGRAALTRRSLLRASAGGALAAGGLGTLSACGIPAAGQSQGGVPAEDRSAKEKTVSFSNWTEYMDVDDSGKHHPTLEQFTKRTGVKVKYTEDINDNNEFFGKIKPQLAAGQDTGRDIIVLTDWLAGRLIRLGWVQKLDPANLPHAYANLSAQFRSPDWDPGRAYSYVWQGISTVIAYNKKALDGVEVKSISDLLDNPKLKGRVGFLSEMRDSVGMTLLDMGKDPADFTADDYDAAIARLQKAVDKGQIRRFTGNDYTSDLTSGDFAACVAWAGDVVQLKADSPDIDFLIPDSGYMTSTDNLLIPNKARHKTNAERLIDFYYEPKPAAELAAYINYVCPVDGVKAELAKIDEDAANNPLIIPDKAMAAKSHAFRSLSSKEETEFEEKFAKLTGA
- a CDS encoding NADAR family protein; protein product: MEEITGAVGSLDALIRAVRAGARVRYLHFWGHRPRPDGRVGASCLSQWWPAPFTVDGVEYATAEHWMMAGKARLFGDAAAERAVLAAGHPAEAKKAGRQVRGFDEAIWQRERFRIVVEGSVHKFGAHPELRGFLLGTGERVLVEASPVDRVWGIGLAADDEAVADPERWRGPNLLGFALMEARERLRGA
- a CDS encoding DUF4190 domain-containing protein, which codes for MSNTNPTPGGFGPPSQPPQQPAPGYGYPQQGGPGYGYPQGSPGYPAAPPAGYPQAPGYAMPAQPSNGMGTTGLVLGIIGVVCSVTFILWFFGVILGILAIIFGAIGRGKATRGEATNKGAATAGLVCGIIATVILPLLGFLLFASIMGGIGAAA
- a CDS encoding DUF4190 domain-containing protein; this encodes MTDPTQSGGGGGHDPWAPPENRPSLDKQQPPTAGPPPVHDQATVTSMPSAGFTPPTGTPPFDTSGTGAVPPPPAAPGGYGYPGYPQAGYGWPGMQPAPQNGLGIAAMVLGIVSCTLFCLYGVVSLVTGILAIVFGIKGRRRAEAGVATNHGQAQAGLIMGIIGIILGIAVIVLIAVGITAAINSDEPYDDPYYGAHAPVATAPSHH
- a CDS encoding adenosine deaminase — translated: MTRAPPATRRQGRRSGEEPLTEHLVDPRAPRDLKAFVAGLPKAELHVHHVGSASPRIVSELAARHPDSKVPADPAALVDYFSFTDFAHFIEVYLSVVDLIRTPEDVRLLTYEVARDLARQQVRYAELTITPFSSTRRGIDERAFMDAIEDARKAAEADFGTVLRWCFDIPGEAGLEAAEETTRLATDDRLRPEGLVSFGLGGPEVGVERPQFKPYFDRAIAAGLHSVPHAGETTGPETVWDALTHLRAERIGHGTSSAQDPKLLAHLAEHRIPLEVCPTSNIATRAVRTLDEHPIKEFAEAGVIVTINSDDPPMFGTDLDNEYAVAARLLDLDERGLADLAKNAVEASFLDPAGKARITQEIDTYTAGWLDR